In Candidatus Bathyarchaeota archaeon, the genomic stretch CATGTAGATATTATGGAATAGATACGATCGTCTCACTTGATGAAGACTTTAGGAGAGTACCGTGGTTGACTGTAGTACCATAGGACTCCTTATTCCTAATATATCATGAACTTAGTGATGTCTATACCTATCCGCGTAATTCCTCGAGTGTATCGAGAGCTTTCTCTACGAGCCTCTCGGCTCGAATTGTTTCTTCCAGCATCAGCACCTTCTCGAGCTTAGCCTTTGTGACCGGTTTGGGGGGCTTGCCCCAGCATACGTCCCTGGCCGAGCATCCGGGGTCTATCCTTACGCTTATCTCGTAGGTCCCTAGTTTCTTAGCCAGCTCGACCGTTTCGTCTTTGTCGAAGCCTATCAGCGGTCTGAGTACAGGGATCTCGGTCGCCGCGTCTATTGCATATAGGTTTTCTAGGGTTTGGGAGGCCACCTGTGCGAGGTTCTCCCCCGTCACGATAGCTTTGGCCCCTATCCTCTCTGCAAGCTTCTCCGCGATCCTGACCATAAGCCTCTTACACAGTATACATGTGTAGTTTGAAGCCACTTCACGGATGACTTTTAAGGCGTCGCCGTGCCGGTATACATACACCGGCATATCTACGCCTACGTGCCAACTCTTCAAAACCTCGACTAGGTCGATGAATTTACGAGCGCAGGGGTCTGTATCCATACCGCTTATCCAGGCGTGTAAAACCGTTACTGAGCAACCACGTCTCATCATAAGCCACGAAGCCACGGGGCTATCGATACCTGTGGAGACTAAGGCCACAACCTTACCGGCTGTGCCTAGCGGCAACCCCCCAGGGGCTTCGAATTTCTCGTTGTAGACGTAGCACTCATCGTCATGGACCTCGACGAAAACCGTTCTATCCGGGTTATCCAGCGAGACTCTTAAGCCGGTCTTGCCTTTCACTATGGCGCCTAAACGTCTCTCGAGGTCTATACTCGTGAAGCTGTGGCGGCCTGTTCTTCTAACCCTGACGGCGAAGCTTTCGGCTCCTTCGACCAGTCTGACAGAGTTCTCGGCTATGAACTCCTCAAGACGGTCTAACTTGACGAAGCAGTAGGGCGATACATAGACGAGACCGAAAA encodes the following:
- the thiI gene encoding tRNA 4-thiouridine(8) synthase ThiI, translated to MKMGLSWNGILAAYGELALKSKTVRRRFVRKLISNIETGLSNIGVKARVAHRWSRILVETEDVEPALKVLKRVFGLVYVSPYCFVKLDRLEEFIAENSVRLVEGAESFAVRVRRTGRHSFTSIDLERRLGAIVKGKTGLRVSLDNPDRTVFVEVHDDECYVYNEKFEAPGGLPLGTAGKVVALVSTGIDSPVASWLMMRRGCSVTVLHAWISGMDTDPCARKFIDLVEVLKSWHVGVDMPVYVYRHGDALKVIREVASNYTCILCKRLMVRIAEKLAERIGAKAIVTGENLAQVASQTLENLYAIDAATEIPVLRPLIGFDKDETVELAKKLGTYEISVRIDPGCSARDVCWGKPPKPVTKAKLEKVLMLEETIRAERLVEKALDTLEELRG